The genomic DNA ttattCCGGAAAAACAgatctaggcatgtctttatgaatattcattacgttggctggtgatgtcatatccccactttttcttttgtattttattatgtgaaattgggtttaattgaaaaattgctaccaagaactaaaacaattggattgacaactaattaAGTGCactagttatttattgctgcaacttatttcatcataatggagacacatcatttacacatctatgaaaaaaggaaacatttacatgtacgatgttatgtaataacataagaaatatatggaaatgtgacatcagcccacataatgaatattcatgatgatgtgcatataaccgtttcccaaaaaatattgataaactttaaaactcaataacttcgttatttgatatcaaattttttgatgaattttcaacattttactctgtgaattttactccatttatttagatataaatattttcagcctggaccatccctttaactttCCGCTACCAGGAAAGAAAATAGTGTTGCAGTCtattaaaaatgttgatttgaaattaagataCAGTACTATTATGACACAATGGTCCAGCGATGGGATTTCCATTTATCATCacatgaaattttattcatttcataaccAACCATACTtaaaattcatacaaatttCAGACAATTCCACTATTAGTGACACATATGGAACAGCACTTCTAAAATTAATTGCTTAACCCATTTGTGACCAAATTCCACATTATGTGGTTTGGCCTCAGATTTTCATTGttgtagggcctacatgtatatacgaAAATACCACAGAGACTCGAAAGTAAACATTTGAATATGTTTTTGGTAACAATCATCGCTGCTGTGGCTAGGGAAATGCGCAGATCTTGCAGTTGTGTACAACCATgatgtaggcctagatctactaTCGTAATGTGCATGCATTCATGCTGTACAAATCGTCGAAACAAACAGCCAGCCACGTTCGCACAACCACACTCTGGGCTgaacttacaaaaaaaaaaagatttcacaCGGAAAAACATATACAGTATACAGAAATATGAACTTTACTCCCCcttaaaaataaaggatttaTTAAAACATACTAGGCTACGAGTACGACGTGTTCCaccataaaataaaatagatctAGCCAGTCCAAAGACCAAGCAAGCGAAGCCTAGGCCTAGCTATGCCCTACAATGAAGCCAGCCCCAATGTCTGGCTTCAAGTTCAAGTCAGAATAAATTTCTGGACCCATGCAACACTCCTAATCAAAATAAATGCAGCAACATTACAGACTCTAACTAAGGCAAACTCTTAAAAATAATCCACTGACACTGCCTGCTGCATTAACGTACGGTACTCGGGCTTGATGGTGAGGTACATACCGGTACCATACGGTACCATACGCGCACGTCCTGCTGAGCGTTCAATTTCAGTCATGCAAGGCCAAGGAGGTGCCAGGACTAGGAGTCGACTAATTCACGAGAATGCCCAAGTCTTTACAGATTATTGATTATATTAGCTTACTTACCGATAACTTTCTCCTGACAGTTCCATGATTTGTCTGTTCTCCTATAGTTTCAGTTCAAAAAATGAGCTGAATGCAGTTATTGGTTAACTTTGGCTGATTGTATCTGCACGCACGGCGTAcgtacgtgtgtgtgtgtgtttgtgtgtacgTCATATGGTGTACGTGCATATCGCATTTGTGTGCATATGCGGTACACATATGTGTTTGTACGTACACCAATGGGACGcgcataaataaaaaaaagggggcgCGAAaaagagcgggggggggggaatgtgcGAAATCCGTGTTAAACACAATTATAAAGTAGACAGGTTCAAAATGACAAATgatattctacatgtacgtataTAGACAGACAATGTTTAGTGACTGGACAGACATATcttgaaataatacaaaaaagataATTAGTCCTATGCAGCCACCCCGGCTACCTTCAAGTTAAACAACAACGGCCCTGCTTAGTTAGTAATTCAGGTCGCAGGCCTTTATGTTAGTCATGCCTTTGGATGGCCGGAAGTTAGTCGTACAACATTATGAGGTGCACGCCTCATTTAGTCAGAAACCCACAATGGTGTTAGTCAAGCCTGTCTTTTTACGAAATACGAGTAATGAAAAACCTTCGTTAGTCCAGCTGAGTTAGTCGTAACAAGCAGACTAACAAAGGTTAGTAATTGCTGTTTGACTAGATTTCTGACTAAAATTTTCTTAGTCCAGCTACAAGTGACCAAGAAAAAGTTTTCAGTGTTCCCATTTAGTTTTATATCACAATAATCCTGTAAACTCTTGTATCGTGATtgacatatttttattcttgcATGGTCCATTACATCGATATTTAATAAcattatgtttatgtttttgCTGTCATGTAGTAGTTATTAATAAATGCTCACAATAGTGGATGTGTACATGATGAAACTAATATGGCAGATTATCGCTAACACTTTTTTCTCTTTGATAATTTCTATGTTTAGGTATAAATAGGGAAGCAAATGTTGGGGACGACGTACGTCTCAAGTGCATATTAACCAACGTAGCcgaacaattattttttatttcttggatGAGTAACGGCTCAGTGTTATTCAGATGGACTATGCAGAATGACGGTCAAATAAATACAACGATGCACACACTTGAAGTTAACCATGAGCCGGTCAGCATTCTGACATTGAACAACGTTTCACTTGCCAACGAGGGTATATACACTGTTCGCCTGATGTCTGAAAACTACAACTATGAGTGCAGAATCAACCTGATAGTGAATGGTAGacattatacttttttttaaagtagcatattcatttattacataaatATATGCACAGTCAGAGGACCCAATTTAGCCACTCATAAATCAGAATCGGTGTTTCATTTTCACGGTGAAAATATTAAGCGAATCTTAGGGAGAGGAGGGCTCCAAGCACTCCAGCTTAGATAGGGACTCTGCgcttcaaaaaatatatatatacatgtacgctTCGTTGCTATGTATACGTATGTAATAATATGTTGAAATGCGCTTTAATGGTAATACAATATAATGGTAATAGCGCTTATATAGACAAACTAGTTATTgttatgatggtgggccccaagtctgcgacCTAACATTTTGAGTTAAGATTGAACattaatttcttcttatttcaaaaAATCTTCTGGTTAATAGTGTTTCTTATCgtattaagagtaagtgtaccaaatttctcattaaaaatgacagaaaatataagattttctttaaaaaaaccttGGGCAGtcatttcagattgaaaaaaaaatggtaccccatgtctgcgcactcattcactttgcacacgattcggggatgTTGATGAGAAAGGTTGCATTTTGAGGCCATCACATAAAATACCctgaatttgttatttttccaccatcttgagtcggattttttaatgaagacCTATCTATGTATtacatgtgtaaagttcgtggtCGTTGCGTAtttttttactagaatcgcgcagatacccGGGTGCTCAGACTTGGGAGACCACGCaaacatgggggaactgaccataccaTTATACTTATTATCACtattaaattatttttgcatggtgaaaaataaaaatatatatttcattggaATGATTTCAGTTCCGCCGGAGGGGTTGGACTTAGTAGACGGAATGGACATTTCTACTCTACACAAGCAGGAAACACTTACGGTtggagaaggggaaaagagGACACTAGTCTGCAAAACCAATGGATCAGTGAAACCACCAGTCAGTTTGGAATGGGATGTATCAGAtggaataaatatatatgatgATTTGCAAGAGAATGTGAATGTTCCCCACGACGGACGACTAAAAGTGCCTACACGAACTATCGTCTTCACACCAACATACAACGGTGCTGAAGAGCTTCAGGTAGTATGTAGGGTGGCGAACGAATCGTATCGTAACATAACAACATCAGTCATCATAAGAAAAGAAGGTAATCATTCAGTGAGTTTAAttagtgatttttttccaaaggaaAATGTGATGATTTGTTTTCAGCCATGGCATGAAAATGAGAATGCACCCTGCATCAAAGACGTGCATTTAATTCATTCTACATAATCATTGTGAAATTCGTTAAAgatcaaaaacattattttttccacCTTTAGTATGATGCCAATATCGAAACTCTACTGCTGTATTTTTGGACTGCCATTTGCCACAAgtgaatattttgttcatttggTTTCTCCCAGTTCTTTATCCGTGATCACATGATAGCAACACGTATTTTAACTGATGTCCCTTctatatattatttcaaagaaGAGAAGTTTGTTCTATTTGTCCCTTTTGCtaatatgaaaatatcttctttattttgctttctctTGTTTCCTGTCTATTATTTCCTCGAACAATTCCCagttttttctcctttttataaACATGTACACAATCGATAGGGATTGATAAAGGTATTAACATTTATTGCACcagtattatttgttttacgaGTTGTATGAATAGTATTTGTATGAATTCTTACAAACAATCGGTAAAAATTTCAGTTTATACAACATACACGCTTGCGTTTATGGCATTTAGTTCATACGCGCGACGGAGTATAATGGCGGATGTCTCATTTTCAGGttttaaatgcattaaaaacACTCCCCTCGTGCTTCGTTCTCGAAATATTTGTCTAGagagaaaacatatttcatgaaaataaatttcaacataAAGTTCTTAAATTGTTTAAATTCAGCTCAATATGCATGGAAGGTAATGTGCTCTAGTCACCATGGTCACTTTGTGGAGTGAGATTTGTGTCAtgtcaatgaaattcaaatagTAACAAATCCCTTCCGATCTTAGATCAGGATATCATGTTATTgtacattatttgtattatacaTTTTATTCGATTTTCAATAGAGCAAtaaaaattccccccccccctgattgtTAAGGGATCCTGGACACAAGTAATAACGTAACATGACGAATGCAATCAAGGTAATATCTTAATACAGTTGAAACTAGTTTGAATGTTAATATTATGCACTCTTTTTATTTCCCAATATATGTAGGAACAACTCCCCAAAGTTATGTAGGAACAACTCCCCAAATTTATGTAGGAACTACTCCCCCAATCAAACATCTTGTGACAATTTCTGAGGAAAGTAATCCAAGTCTGGCAAGTGATGAAGAAGTACAAGGTCGGTATTGTTTTTCTTGCATTACCTTTGCCAAATATGACTAAATGCCCCATTTCGTGATCACAGATCAAGCATGGAGGTCAGTCATTGGCTGCAGTtcgcattattattattattatttatctcaACCCAGACAAAATACACGAGAGGCGAGTAAATGCAGTTTCCGTGGagttcaataaaaaataatttctgaaaAGCATCTTCGAAATGATGTATATCGAAATGTAAAATGATGTGTCATCAAATAAAGCCAAAATAATATAATGCAACAATTAAAACATAATACTATAAACGTAAAGCCTCCTGAGATGTGTCATATGCGAAAAATTTAAAGTTATTAAACCAATCTCctcaattgaaaattaaaacagtCCATCCACATTCAAGACAGAGACACCAGTTTGTCATGTTGGCCAAATGTGGGAAACGTAAAAATCCATCTGCAAAGCTACGAAGCAAAGATTCCCGTTAGCAACACGAGCTTATGCAGGAAAACTTTTAAAACAGAAACTAGTGCTCAGAAGCCCCACCAACGGCCCCGAACTAGAATGTGAACGAGGCAACGTTTGCGCGTTAAGAGGTATTATGGGAATAGAATGATTATTGATACGTTGTTTGAAATTGTACTTGTCATCCCATATAAAGAATAACAACAAATTTTCCCGCCATGTTTGGTATTGGCCAATGGGTCAAAGTCAACATCTTAATTGACACTAAATATAATTCTGGTCGTATTTTCACATCGTTTGAACTATATCATTATTCAAAGAGATCAAATGGTAAGACATATATATTTGGCTTTGCTCGCTAGCATTTTAGGGAAGACTTAATATTCATTATTGTCAGACGTAATAACATGTAATTTTATGTTTTGACTCTAGACAACTGTGCTCTGCTTCGTATAGTTATCTACATCTTGGGAGGGTCATTAGGTGCAATGATTCTGAGCGTAATTGCAGTAACGGTTTCTCACAAGTGCTTACAACATAATACAGATagaggtgattttttttctgttcaataacttaataaaaatatcaatataatgTCAAATTCAGTTAAATTGTTTGATTATAAATGACACAGAAAAATTACtatgaaaatatgtataaacTGGTCTTTTCTAAGGACCAGAAGATTGTGATATTTGATGTAGTCTATCATGTCTATGTGAATTGTATATGAATATGGTGATTACAAGGCTATTATATAGCTACAACCATATCCAAGATATTTGTATAATTCATCGCAACTGTTTCATtaatgtatttacatgtacaagaaaTTTCATTTGACTTATTTCGGACTCATATTCatgataagcatgataagcTCAACATGCATGCACATCATGTGCACTTTTAACGCAATTTACAATGAGAGATTAGAAGCGAACAAAACTGGTTTTATTTGTAGAATATGCCCCAGATGACTTTGAAATCAGCAATTAGTAATTTGCCAttgccattcattttttttctttgttggcGATGTTTTGGTGATTTCTCGGCATATCCGTTGTCTATACTTATTATTTCACTATTCGTTAATTATTTCACTATTCAGTTAACTTTATTTGAACCAGGCAGTCCAGTGGGTGCTCAATCCATACTCtattaattatgttttatgtttCATTGCACCAATTTAGTATACATTtaattgcaaaaataaaataatgataataataattgtttgtttgttttatttccgaaatcagtttaaaaaaatatacaatatacaagaGAATTACATACAATAACGGAAGATCAcccaattcagctgtatttggaaatactgctgttcttccttggggtTCTACATTTACCATACAAAGTTATATACACCATtaaaatactaaaagaaaaacatttccaaAGTAAAATACATTGACAGAAAAGTGTTAAAAAACAACTTACTAaaactatgaaaacaaaaagaaagaagaaaaaaaaataataacaattcgcTGTAGCGTTCGATATCAATATAATGTCAGAATTTCAAAGTGCCATTTTTTCCAATTATTTATGATTACCCATTTCTTCGAggacaatacatgtacatgtaatcaaaacattatgtacatgtatacaatatccgttgtatatttttttattaaatctccctaaatttctttcattttcaaatttgcttttgaAGCAGGGGACGCAGACATGGCAGATGGAGTGCCAGTGACCGCAATGCACCAGACGGACTCGAACCACGAGCCTCTTTATGCGAATTCCATCATGGTAAATATAATTGGCAATACCAATACAatcttgttcaattttttaaacGAATTTTTAAGTAAAACTGAATATGTATTTCAATAGATCCCGTTCGAGAATATTATTTCGTTTGACATTGTTGACGAGAAAAACacttataattaaaaaatatatatacatatgcaGATCATCATCACGCTCAATTTTCGACGCCATCCTttctaacatacatgtaacgAATTATACATTTTAAATAGATATAGTTGTATAGATATATCAAAAATCGTATCACCCTATGGCATTGTGTTATACATTGTGCATCTACAACGATTAAATTGATGTAAATCGAAACTCATTTGATATAAGAGGCCCATTAGATTACCTCCAGCCATGCGAACAACTTGATTGTTTCTTAATTATTGGCAAGAGCATATTGGTTATGGTATAATAAATTTCTGTTTTGAATTCCAGGTCAGCTTTTAAAGGTGCTACTCAGTAAATTTTCCTATCTCATACATTTTCCTAACTTTAGTCCACACCTGGTGTTGGTGGAGATTCCGCTGTTTCCCGAAGTGATGTAGTTCCTCAGCAACCCATCCAGGATTCCCATGAATACATGGAGATGAAGGCAATAGCTCACCCTGGTATTCCAGCCAATCATCAAACCAATCTACCTGGTAACTCTTCTTCTCTGAATCCAACAAAGTCAGCATGTGCTTCATCACTGCAAGGGGGTTCAACGTTAGATGCCATACTTCAACAAACGTTGAATTCCTGTGACGGGGGATACATATCTTCCTCAGTTCCTTTAACATTTCCCAAGAGAGGAATTGCAACAGAGAGTATTGATTCGGTGATCACCACATATTTATGAGTTATTTCCAaatgattgaattgaaaagttGTCATATTCCATAGCTAGAAAAATGATTGGTTTAAATAGTTAGAATTGACCGTAGATATATGTATCACCAATTGAGCGAATTGGCGTTGTTTCAGAACAatcatttaaagaaataaaaatatatatgatgaCGTAAGACAAATTGTATAGAAATTGGTAATCTATCTTTGACCTAGAATCATTACATTATCAACGATGACTtgacaaaatagataaaaattatatatatttttttcaaatcgttTTTTTAGATATTAAGACCAACCCCTGGTCATGAAATCCATTTGTCTTCTTAAAACTGTCTCtagatgattgaaaaaaaaattataaatagcTTTAAAAGTAGCAAATGCgtttattaataaataaattattgcATTTTCCACGACTTTACACTGCATTCGAGGGACAACTTACAACGTATGCGTGGAATAGTTGAGATACttcgaaaacaaaaaagaaatgcatgatTTGATATAATTCCTAAGAAAGAAAGATTAATCTACTAACCAGTACCAGATGTAACATACTCTCATCGGTAAACGGGCCAGGCgtgaaaatgatattgaaatttaTGTATATAATGTAGGGCTAGTCAAATCCACGATCAATGTACATAGATGTATTGTGATATATCAACTTATATCAATTTCACACTCGGTATAATTGTTAGACTCACACATAATTATTAGCAAAACTGATACCACTCCATATTTAAGAACAATAGTACGCAGCTAATATTattcactgttagaaaatttatccttaaaataaactaagttcctgcagcagagtatCAAGAACACCtttaatcttaccagattgcgatcttgtaaaattacaggaaattggtattaggtgtatggaaccttacaaatttccgtaaataaaacaccattttcccctttttaaacagacctgttttgttaaattgtagaaaattcctgttttatgaatttacagaaggattctgttattgctttctgcaaaatcttgttttttgtgtaaaaatcagggttttttagaAAGTGTATTTAATGATGAACAATTTTATTTCTCCgtatgaagtgctaatttactTCGTTTTTGTgcttgttgttgttattttttttttatttaagggGGTTAATAATTTCAGTTTATGTTTTACATGCACAAGTTTTTTTGCACATTTCTAAGAAAATATGGCACACTGCTGTTATGAATACTTCACAAACAGTTCGCAAACTTGATTTGAGGTTATGGACCTCAGTATTCTCACGTTATAACAGAATGCATAGCACCTGAATTAGTGAGAAAATGAATGAGCATGCATTCCAATTACCCCCTTCCccgaaaaatggggggggggtggaagtcATACTTGAACTTTGAGATGAACATTAAGTTTCAGGGATTCATTTCCCTGAAGCAAAATATGATCTGTTAGCTTATAGAAAATGTGCCATTGTGACAATTCTCGCCTTAACTTAATGTACTTCACTTAACGGAAGTGTTTGGTTGACCTCTTTCTATCTCCTCTTGAAGGGGTGACATGTTTCACTTTCTAGAAATAGATGATGCTTGAAAGTGTCAacgttaaaaagaaaaatcctcaAAGGCTTCAAGGTTTTGAAGTTTGTATAAATGTACATTTGATGTGTTTAATCCTTTTCCACTCCTTACTCAAAGTCACTCAAATAGTTCTTCAAATATGTCAGGAATGCACAAAACCTCACAAGATAAATAAAGGATCCCGAGAAAAGATAGTCTGACAATGGTCTGTTTTATTTTTGCGTCAGTTTGTCACGTGGGAAGtgacttttttaattatttaactactgctgcttgacaccaaataaggaatacgtaaaaactgaggattacagttatgaaagatttaatcaaagttctcaaatcattctgtagtttcctttgatttctttcacaatgatttacatgaaattatacatGGATATGGATTatagataacaaaatataacttaataCAAGTATGTATTTATTAATATGTGCCAGATGACTCAATTTAAAATGAGTAATTGTTTAGTAATTACCGTTGTAAACTTACAATGAAACGAGTCATTTTAACTGCCATGATGCTAAACCCacctttgattttcttttttgttttgcaaCCTTCTTGAGATTTTCTTCGTGTCTGTGGTctacattttcatatttcacgaTGCGCTATGTGTTAGATATTTACCATGATGTCAACATTGTGCAGTATTCCCCTTTCCAATCATCCGCTCATTTTGATGATAGACACCAGAACTGGAAAACATAACACCCAACATATCATTCCACTTCACCCCAACAAACACAACACATACACTTCTGAAAACATACTCAAACACATGCCCATAGGCTGTCCCTACTATGAAACCCGAAGAAGAAAGAGTTTCCTTCATATcctaaaaaaatgcaaaatacgaATAGGCTTACTTTGAGGCCTCTCCCATCACTCCTGTGATTTGgaaactaaaattgaaaaagattcaaagttattttcacaaaatttctcactccttcctaaaaaaaaataaattacctCACTCATCCCAGTATTGATACTAAATATAAcaactgtttttcttttttcctatCTTAAAAATTGGTTTTAACATTTCGTTGATAGTTGATAGAACAAACTCcttgaatatttttcaattaatttaaacaaaatgaaataaataatatttgtgACTTTTATTCCTCTTCATATAATATCTAAAATCTCAAAATCTTTATGcaatatcttaattttttttaaacttaccctttttttctacaagaaataaaaataaaattatttttccattcatgcgaaaaaaaaagatcaaaagaaaggagaggaaaagggggaaaaggcaTCCTTTGCAAGATTTAGCTTACATTTTGTCTGCTTTCGAACCTCTTAAAGATGGCTGAAGACCAGCTAGGGCCGAAACCTCTTTCGTTCCCTTGCCGTCGCCATACTTTTCATCCAACCCTTATTGATAAACTACATTTGGGCCCACCCATCCTACAAAGAACCGCGACAGACCTAACTAACCAATACTATATGGAAGGCCAGCAACGCCAAACTGTAAAGATGCACGCTTGTTCAAAAATTGTCCTATAGTTATATATTCACGCATTTATCATTGTCTCGACAAACCAGCATGCCATGCCCCTCCCTATTTATAAAAAGACATTcgcagatcaatcgcaactccctGCAAGATGGGGCCCAGCTGGCATGGCTGGGTGACCACATACAGGAAGGTGGTGACGAGGTCTCAATTTTATTATACTTTCGCCTTCCAGCCTCCCGGGCCATTCAGAGCCGAGAGGACGTGACTCGCCTTGACTTTTAAAAGATATTCATATTCAGTTCATCATTGCAAACCACGCCCAGTCAGCTCCAATGGTCTAGAGAAACCAGAGACGACTGGGTTACTAAACTGACAAACTTTCGGCACCAACCTTCGCGAAACCGTCACGTCATAACTACCTCACCTAAACCAGGACTCTAACACATTGTACTTGTTCGACAAAACTGACATATTTCTACTATTATTTCACTAACTAGCTACTTTCCTTCTTGAATCCTAACAAATAGCATTACAAATATGTCAGCCTTCTAAAAGTTTCTCATTCAATAGCACCTagagtacaaaaaaaaaactagctATTGTGTGAGAAATTTGTAAACTCAACCACCATATCTTTATTGTGGATTTATTCctcttcaaaaaataaatagttCCAAGGAAATGTCCTTATCCCCCTTCATGTTAAAAGAGGGAAAGAGCGtcagttaacatggttaatgcATGAAATAACTATCATTTCTGTCTGTTGGCGAACCTCGTCCTGCTCATGAGGATGGCCAAAGACCAGCTTGTGACGACCcctattaaatatatatatatatatatatatatatatatatcgttcCCTAGCTGTCAgaccattcaccagccccgtgtTGACTAACCTATAATCCAGGCGGAGGCCGCAGCGACCGTCCCCGCCACTACGCCGTACGCAAGCGACACGACCGACCCAGCGAAGGCCACGCACTGTGCCTGCGTTAGCTAGCCACAGTGCGCAGCTCCCGCAAGATCAGGCACATCGCTCGCGCCCAGCACAGCAACAAGCATAGTTGGACTCTTTATACTtgtatgttcatttttattattatttcatatggTCATAAGATTGTTTGTATTAGTGTATGCATAATCATACACATAAAAGGTGCATTTTTGTAACTTACTTGTGATTAAATATGCATCCATAATGTATATGTATACTTGCAAGTGTTATATGtcctttttaaattttaatgctgaagcttgtaaatttattttaccctCTTTTAAACATCGTTGAATTTTGGATGCTTTTTGTTGTATTGCTGATTTTTGGATTTGTGCTGAATGCAGAGCTGTTACTTAATTTGAGGCTCTGCATTTCATCTTGCACTTTTGCTCCCTTTAAGCTATTGTAATGATatttttgacttttttcttttttttgttttttgtttatttttggcaatgattgtt from Lytechinus variegatus isolate NC3 chromosome 8, Lvar_3.0, whole genome shotgun sequence includes the following:
- the LOC121419802 gene encoding uncharacterized protein LOC121419802, which encodes MADGVPVTAMHQTDSNHEPLYANSIMSTPGVGGDSAVSRSDVVPQQPIQDSHEYMEMKAIAHPGIPANHQTNLPGNSSSLNPTKSACASSLQGGSTLDAILQQTLNSCDGGYISSSVPLTFPKRGIATESIDSVITTYL
- the LOC121419900 gene encoding uncharacterized protein LOC121419900; protein product: MDISTLHKQETLTVGEGEKRTLVCKTNGSVKPPVSLEWDVSDGINIYDDLQENVNVPHDGRLKVPTRTIVFTPTYNGAEELQVVCRVANESYRNITTSVIIRKEGTTPQSYVGTTPQIYVGTTPPIKHLVTISEESNPSLASDEEVQDNCALLRIVIYILGGSLGAMILSVIAVTVSHKCLQHNTDRGDFFSVQ